In a genomic window of Curtobacterium sp. MCBD17_035:
- the purH gene encoding bifunctional phosphoribosylaminoimidazolecarboxamide formyltransferase/IMP cyclohydrolase, translated as MSVHAADPSLYRERDRVAVRRALISVSDKSGLLDLAAALDAAGVEIVSTGSTAKTIADSGIGVTEVAAITGFPESLDGRVKTLHAAVHAGLLADLRLESHEQQLADLGIAPFELVVVNLYPFVETVASGADTATVVENVDIGGPAMVRASAKNHANVAVVVSPSSYAEVIAAVRSGGTDLALRRRLATAAFAHTAAYDTAVAAYFTEHVAGGPTVHGDVAQPGGPGHGSADGSGASGFAPTIQLEGSLAAGLRYGENAHQAAALYTAADGHGIAQATQLHGKEMSYNNYVDADAALRAAYDFTEPAVAIIKHANPCGIAVAAPDAADPIADAHARAHACDPLSAFGGVIAANRPVSRGMAEAVADIFTEVVIAPAFDPEAVEILSGKKNIRLLTLPADFAPAPREVKQISGGFLVQDADRFTTFDQATWDLVSGDAADDATLADLAFAWKACRAVKSNAILLANAGASVGVGMGQVNRVDSCHLAVTRAGDRAAGSVAASDAFFPFADGLQVLIDAGVRAVVQPGGSVRDAEVIAAANAAGVTMYFTGERHFFH; from the coding sequence ATGAGCGTCCACGCCGCCGATCCCAGCCTCTACCGCGAGCGCGACCGTGTCGCCGTCCGCCGCGCGCTCATCTCGGTGAGCGACAAGTCCGGCCTCCTCGACCTCGCCGCGGCCCTCGACGCCGCCGGTGTCGAGATCGTGTCCACGGGGTCGACGGCGAAGACCATCGCCGACTCGGGCATCGGCGTCACCGAGGTCGCCGCGATCACCGGGTTCCCCGAGTCCCTCGACGGCCGCGTGAAGACCCTGCACGCGGCCGTGCACGCGGGTCTGCTCGCCGATCTGCGGCTCGAGTCGCACGAGCAGCAGCTCGCCGACCTCGGGATCGCGCCGTTCGAGCTCGTCGTCGTGAACCTCTACCCCTTCGTCGAGACCGTGGCGTCGGGTGCGGACACGGCGACGGTCGTCGAGAACGTCGACATCGGCGGCCCCGCGATGGTGCGCGCATCCGCGAAGAACCACGCCAACGTGGCCGTCGTGGTCTCGCCGTCGTCGTACGCCGAGGTCATCGCCGCGGTCCGGTCGGGAGGCACGGACCTCGCCCTCCGCCGTCGGCTCGCCACCGCGGCCTTCGCCCACACCGCGGCGTACGACACCGCCGTGGCCGCGTACTTCACCGAGCACGTCGCGGGCGGCCCGACGGTCCATGGCGACGTCGCGCAGCCGGGAGGCCCGGGGCACGGATCAGCGGACGGGTCCGGCGCCAGCGGCTTCGCACCGACGATCCAGCTCGAGGGCTCGCTCGCGGCGGGTCTCCGCTACGGCGAGAACGCGCACCAGGCCGCCGCGCTCTACACCGCCGCCGACGGCCACGGCATCGCGCAGGCGACCCAGCTGCACGGCAAGGAGATGTCCTACAACAACTACGTCGACGCCGACGCAGCGCTCCGTGCCGCGTACGACTTCACGGAGCCGGCGGTCGCGATCATCAAGCACGCGAACCCCTGCGGCATCGCGGTCGCGGCACCCGACGCGGCCGACCCGATCGCCGACGCCCACGCCCGTGCCCACGCGTGCGATCCCCTGTCCGCGTTCGGCGGGGTCATCGCGGCGAACCGCCCCGTGTCGCGCGGCATGGCCGAGGCCGTGGCGGACATCTTCACCGAGGTCGTGATCGCACCCGCGTTCGACCCCGAGGCCGTCGAGATCCTGTCCGGCAAGAAGAACATCCGGCTGCTCACCCTGCCGGCCGACTTCGCCCCGGCGCCCCGCGAGGTCAAGCAGATCTCGGGCGGGTTCCTCGTGCAGGACGCCGACCGGTTCACGACGTTCGACCAGGCGACGTGGGACCTCGTGTCCGGGGACGCCGCGGACGACGCCACCCTCGCGGACCTCGCGTTCGCGTGGAAGGCCTGCCGGGCCGTCAAGTCGAACGCGATCCTCCTGGCGAACGCCGGGGCGAGCGTCGGCGTCGGCATGGGCCAGGTGAACCGGGTCGACTCCTGCCACCTCGCCGTGACCCGGGCGGGCGACCGCGCGGCGGGGTCGGTGGCCGCCTCCGACGCCTTCTTCCCGTTCGCCGACGGGCTGCAGGTCCTCATCGACGCGGGCGTCCGGGCGGTGGTCCAGCCCGGCGGGTCCGTGCGCGACGCCGAGGTGATCGCCGCGGCGAACGCGGCCGGCGTGACGATGTACTTCACGGGCGAACGCCACTTCTTCCACTGA
- a CDS encoding ABC transporter ATP-binding protein: MSRTPAAAARPSTFRAIARIYPYVQPAIGRIVLGMVAAMVASLVALAIPFVLQALVDGPLKSGDRGQIVPAGLAVLGLGVLEALMIAARRRLVLRPGTYVESRMRNALYAKLQDLPVAFHDRWQSGQLLSRSVSDLSLIRRWLAFGIVLLVVNIVTIIVGFGVLFTWSWLLALIFMVASIPIWINGLVFERKYSVVARRSQDQVGDLATSVEQSVHGIRVLKAFGRGRYKLDEFSEQAEQLRGTEIEKARAIAGIWLWLLLVPDVAFALCLLAGIWLASQGHLTVGELFAFFSAAAVLRFPIESIGFLLSMTFDTRTAVDRFFEVMDSENTIQDPEHPRTIADPRGALTFTDVHFHYQDAPAGTPDLVDGVDLVLQPGETMALVGLTGSGKTTLLALVPRLYDVTGGSITIDGVDVRELTREELRHRVGVAFEDATLFSASVRDNVLLGRPDVSGDEAEALLREALDVAQAEFVDRLPDGVDTRVGEEGLSLSGGQRQRLALARAIAARPSVLVLDDPLSALDVDTEARVEAGLRRVLAETTSLIVAHRPSTVTLADRVALMQDGRITAVGTHHDLMATNDHYRYVISSLDEDDATAREEALA; this comes from the coding sequence ATGTCGAGAACGCCCGCTGCAGCAGCGCGTCCGTCCACCTTCCGCGCCATCGCGCGGATCTACCCCTACGTCCAGCCCGCGATCGGGCGCATCGTGCTCGGCATGGTCGCCGCGATGGTCGCGTCGCTCGTCGCGCTCGCGATCCCGTTCGTCCTGCAGGCCCTGGTCGACGGGCCGCTGAAGTCCGGCGACCGTGGCCAGATCGTCCCCGCGGGCCTGGCGGTGCTCGGCCTCGGGGTGCTCGAGGCCCTCATGATCGCCGCGCGCCGTCGCCTGGTGCTCCGGCCGGGCACGTACGTCGAGTCGCGCATGCGCAACGCCCTCTACGCCAAGCTCCAGGACCTGCCGGTCGCGTTCCACGACCGGTGGCAGTCGGGTCAGCTGCTGTCGCGGTCGGTGTCGGACCTCAGCCTGATCCGACGCTGGTTGGCGTTCGGCATCGTGCTGCTCGTCGTCAACATCGTCACGATCATCGTCGGCTTCGGCGTGCTGTTCACGTGGAGCTGGCTGCTCGCGCTCATCTTCATGGTCGCGTCGATCCCGATCTGGATCAACGGCCTCGTGTTCGAGCGCAAGTACTCGGTCGTCGCCCGGCGCAGCCAGGACCAGGTCGGTGACCTCGCGACGAGTGTGGAGCAGTCGGTGCACGGCATCCGCGTGCTCAAGGCGTTCGGCCGCGGCCGGTACAAGCTCGACGAGTTCAGCGAACAGGCCGAGCAGCTCCGGGGCACCGAGATCGAGAAGGCCCGGGCCATCGCCGGCATCTGGCTGTGGCTCCTGCTCGTGCCCGACGTCGCGTTCGCACTGTGCCTGCTCGCCGGGATCTGGCTGGCGTCGCAGGGCCACCTGACGGTCGGGGAGCTGTTCGCGTTCTTCTCGGCAGCGGCGGTCCTCCGGTTCCCGATCGAGTCCATCGGCTTCCTGCTGTCGATGACGTTCGACACCCGGACCGCGGTCGACCGGTTCTTCGAGGTCATGGACTCCGAGAACACGATCCAGGACCCGGAGCACCCGCGCACGATCGCCGACCCCCGTGGTGCGTTGACGTTCACCGACGTGCACTTCCACTACCAGGACGCGCCCGCGGGCACGCCGGACCTCGTCGACGGGGTGGACCTCGTCCTGCAGCCGGGCGAGACGATGGCGCTCGTCGGGCTCACCGGGTCGGGCAAGACGACGTTGCTCGCCCTGGTGCCGCGTCTGTACGACGTCACGGGCGGCTCGATCACGATCGACGGTGTCGACGTCCGCGAGCTCACGCGCGAGGAACTGCGGCACCGGGTCGGCGTCGCGTTCGAGGACGCCACGCTCTTCAGCGCCTCGGTGCGGGACAACGTGCTCCTCGGCCGCCCGGACGTCTCGGGGGACGAGGCCGAGGCCCTGCTCCGCGAGGCGCTCGACGTCGCGCAGGCGGAGTTCGTCGACCGGCTCCCGGACGGCGTCGACACCCGCGTCGGCGAGGAGGGCCTGAGCCTGTCCGGCGGGCAACGGCAGCGGCTCGCACTGGCCCGGGCGATCGCCGCCCGACCGAGCGTGCTCGTGCTCGACGACCCGTTGTCGGCGCTCGACGTCGACACCGAGGCCCGGGTCGAGGCGGGACTCCGACGCGTCCTCGCCGAGACGACCTCGCTCATCGTCGCGCACCGCCCCTCCACCGTGACGTTGGCCGACCGGGTCGCGCTCATGCAGGACGGGCGCATCACCGCCGTCGGGACGCACCACGACCTGATGGCCACGAACGACCACTACCGCTACGTCATCTCCTCGCTCGACGAGGACGACGCGACCGCGCGAGAGGAGGCACTGGCATGA
- a CDS encoding ABC transporter ATP-binding protein, producing the protein MTVRGVRGEEREHFTKAESRRLRRRSLALMRSLLGPLRRDLWTIAIVVVVSTGAQVAGPTLIAYGIDSALPSVLHRQDWLPAYLVVAGYIVVAVAGALLTAWYTVLAAKISQKILLDLRKRVFLHTQRLSLEFHETYTSGRIISRQTSDLDSIRELLDSGLNQLIQGVLYMVFTAIALVSLDPTSGLVLAIALVPLWFLTRWFQKRSQQLFRATRVTSARVIVHFVETMTGIRAVQAFRKESRNRDEYAGYVEDYRAANAKVFNLFGTFDPGLVLIGNATLAAVVIIGAFRVVGGSLEIGALLAVALYARRFFDPAEQLAMFYNGYQSASAAMEKISGVLEEEPSVPDPVRPQHLAQAKGRVDFDDVVFAYNAETVVLPEFDLHIPAGQTIALVGSTGAGKSTLAKLMARFYDPSQGSVRLDGIDLRDLDPRDMRRAIVMVTQEAYLFSGSVADNIALGKPGASRAEIERAAKAVGAHTFIEALPDGYDTDVNKRGGRVSAGQRQLLSFARAFLADPRVLILDEATASLDIPSERLVQEGLETLLADRTAVIIAHRLSTVAIAHRVLVMEHGQIVEDGTPDDLIAGTGRFAQLHAAWRDSLV; encoded by the coding sequence ATCACCGTGCGCGGTGTGCGCGGCGAGGAGCGGGAGCACTTCACGAAGGCCGAGAGCCGACGGCTCCGGCGTCGGTCGCTCGCGCTCATGCGCTCGCTGCTCGGACCGCTCCGGCGCGACCTGTGGACGATCGCGATCGTCGTGGTGGTGTCGACCGGCGCGCAGGTGGCCGGTCCGACCCTCATCGCGTACGGCATCGACAGCGCGCTGCCGTCGGTGCTCCACCGACAGGACTGGCTCCCCGCGTACCTCGTGGTGGCCGGCTACATCGTCGTCGCCGTCGCGGGCGCGCTGCTCACCGCCTGGTACACGGTGCTCGCGGCGAAGATCAGCCAGAAGATCCTGCTCGACCTGCGCAAGCGCGTGTTCCTGCACACCCAGCGTCTGAGCCTCGAGTTCCACGAGACCTACACGTCGGGGCGGATCATCTCGCGCCAGACGAGCGACCTCGACTCGATCCGCGAACTCCTGGACTCCGGGCTGAACCAGCTCATCCAGGGCGTGCTCTACATGGTGTTCACGGCCATCGCGCTCGTGTCGCTCGACCCGACGTCCGGCCTCGTGCTCGCGATCGCCCTCGTGCCGCTGTGGTTCCTGACCCGGTGGTTCCAGAAGCGCTCGCAGCAGCTGTTCCGGGCGACGCGTGTCACGAGCGCCCGGGTGATCGTGCACTTCGTCGAGACCATGACGGGCATCCGGGCGGTGCAGGCGTTCCGCAAGGAGTCCCGCAACCGCGACGAGTACGCCGGGTACGTCGAGGACTACCGCGCCGCGAACGCCAAGGTGTTCAACCTGTTCGGGACGTTCGACCCGGGCCTCGTGCTCATCGGCAACGCGACGCTCGCGGCGGTCGTCATCATCGGCGCGTTCCGCGTCGTCGGTGGCTCGCTCGAGATCGGCGCCCTGCTCGCCGTCGCCCTGTACGCCCGGCGGTTCTTCGACCCGGCCGAACAGCTCGCGATGTTCTACAACGGGTACCAGTCGGCGTCCGCTGCGATGGAGAAGATCTCGGGCGTGCTCGAGGAGGAGCCGAGCGTGCCGGACCCGGTCCGGCCGCAGCACCTCGCGCAGGCGAAGGGTCGCGTCGACTTCGACGACGTCGTGTTCGCGTACAACGCCGAGACGGTCGTGCTCCCCGAGTTCGACCTGCACATCCCGGCCGGTCAGACGATCGCGCTCGTGGGGTCGACGGGCGCGGGCAAGTCGACGCTCGCGAAGCTCATGGCGCGGTTCTACGACCCGTCACAGGGCTCCGTGCGGCTCGACGGCATCGACCTGCGCGACCTCGACCCGCGGGACATGCGGCGCGCGATCGTCATGGTCACGCAAGAGGCGTACCTGTTCTCGGGGTCCGTCGCGGACAACATCGCGCTCGGCAAGCCGGGGGCGTCACGCGCCGAGATCGAGCGGGCGGCGAAGGCCGTCGGCGCCCACACGTTCATCGAGGCGCTGCCCGACGGGTACGACACCGACGTCAACAAGCGCGGTGGCCGGGTGTCGGCGGGCCAGCGGCAGCTGCTGTCGTTCGCCCGGGCGTTCCTGGCGGACCCGCGCGTGCTCATCCTCGACGAGGCCACGGCGTCGCTCGACATCCCGAGCGAGCGGCTCGTGCAGGAGGGTCTCGAGACCCTGCTCGCCGACCGCACCGCCGTGATCATCGCGCACCGGTTGTCGACGGTCGCGATCGCCCACCGGGTGCTCGTCATGGAACACGGGCAGATCGTCGAGGACGGCACGCCGGACGACCTCATCGCGGGCACCGGCCGGTTCGCCCAGCTCCACGCGGCCTGGCGGGACAGCTTGGTCTGA
- a CDS encoding DUF805 domain-containing protein, whose amino-acid sequence MSDGARPTTTRPDRTGGPAAALPIGVPWYGAPLPVAVRRFWRGYVVLRGRASRSECWWWLLVAALVGLVFGIVAGIVFGVTVATLPSGTTTSGVPDGPVIAIVVVVAVSAVWGLATLLPTIALGVRRLHDTGRSGWWLLLDLVPVVNLVLLVLLALPTAPRGDRYDLEAGRATA is encoded by the coding sequence ATGAGCGACGGTGCCCGACCGACCACGACCCGACCGGACCGGACGGGAGGCCCGGCTGCGGCCCTCCCGATCGGCGTGCCCTGGTACGGCGCCCCGCTGCCCGTTGCCGTCCGCCGGTTCTGGCGCGGCTACGTGGTGCTGCGGGGCCGCGCGAGCCGCAGCGAGTGCTGGTGGTGGCTGCTCGTCGCGGCGCTGGTGGGTCTCGTGTTCGGCATCGTGGCCGGGATCGTCTTCGGGGTCACCGTGGCCACGCTGCCCTCGGGCACGACCACGAGCGGCGTCCCGGACGGGCCCGTCATCGCGATCGTCGTCGTCGTGGCCGTCAGCGCGGTCTGGGGCCTCGCCACGCTCCTGCCGACGATCGCGCTCGGGGTCCGACGCCTGCACGACACGGGACGCAGCGGGTGGTGGCTGCTGCTCGACCTCGTCCCGGTCGTCAACCTCGTGCTGCTCGTGCTGCTCGCCCTGCCGACCGCCCCGCGGGGCGACCGCTACGACCTGGAGGCCGGGCGCGCGACCGCCTGA